The Acanthopagrus latus isolate v.2019 chromosome 6, fAcaLat1.1, whole genome shotgun sequence genome includes a region encoding these proteins:
- the mrto4 gene encoding mRNA turnover protein 4 homolog: MPKSKRDKKVSLTKTAKKGLELKQKLIEELRKCVDTYRNLFIFSVANMRNNKLKDIRTAWKHSRFFFGKNKVMMVALGKGQTDEYKDNLHKVTKYLRGEVGVLFTNKTKDEVQEYFSHFKEMDYARAGNQAQVDITLDEGPLEQFPHSMEPQLRQLGLPTALKKGVVTLLKDHEVCKEGDILTPEQARILKLFGMEMAEFKVQIKCMWNSETGEFENCAGEEDPMQDIEEEEEGDDDAE; encoded by the exons ATGCCGAAGTCAAAGAGGGACAAGAAAG tttcatTAACGAAAACCGCCAAGAAAGGATTGGAGTTAAAACAGAAACTGATCGAAGAG TTACGGAAATGTGTGGACACCTACAGAAACTTGTTCATATTCTCTGTGGCAAATATGAGGAATAACAAGTTGAAAGACATCAGGACAGCGTGGAAACACAGCAG ATTCTTCTTTGGCAAAAATAAAGTCATGATGGTCGCCTTGGGTAAAGGACAAACAGACGAATACAAAGATAATTTGCACAAG GTCACCAAGTATCTACGAGGAGAAGTAGGAGTACtattcacaaataaaacaaaggatgAAGTACAAGA gtatttcagtcatttcaaagAGATGGATTATGCGAGGGCAGGCAACCAGGCACAGGTGGACATAACTCTGGATGAGGGACCCCTGGAACAGTTTCCTCACTCAATGGAGCCTCAGTTGAGGCAACTGGGACTTCCCACCGCTCTCAAGAAGG GCGTGGTGACACTGCTGAAGGACCATGAAGTCTGTAAGGAGGGAGACATTCTGACTCCTGAGCAGGCTCGTATTCTG aaACTATTTGGCATGGAAATGGCAGAATTCAAGGTGCAGATCAAATGTATGTGGAACTCAGAAACAGGCGAGTTTGAGAATTGTGCTGGTGAGGAAGATCCTATGCAGGAtattgaagaagaagaagagggtgatgatgatgcagaaTGA
- the akr7a3 gene encoding aflatoxin B1 aldehyde reductase member 3 isoform X2, producing MPWVVKARLCTKTVLSAFAEVYVARLNMTSYPAKRPVSVLGTNQFGDRIDAEQSLEMVKAFVDRGHKHLTTAFMYADGKAETFIGGMNLPKTVSIATKANPWDGKTLKPESVRSQLETSLQRLRTDCVDLFYLHAPDHENPIQDTLRACNELHKEGKFKEFALSNYASWEVAEIVNICRHNNWIAPTVYQGMYNATTRQVETELLPCLRYYGMRFYAYNPLAGGLLTGKYHYEDKDGSQPEGRFFGNSWAAAYRNRYWKESQFQAIGLVIKSLETAYGSEKPTMTSAAMRWMYHHSQLKGELGDGVIIGMSNMEQLQQNLAAAEEGPLDERVVAAFNEAWNLVAHECPNYFR from the exons ATGCCGTGGGTTGTAAAAGCAAGACTATGCACAAAGACAGTGCTCAGTGCATTTGCCGAGGTGTATGTGGCCCGTTTAAACATGACGTCGTATCCCGCTAAACGGCCGGTGTCCGTACTCGGAACTAATCAGTTCGGTGATCGAATTGACGCGGAGCAGAGCCTGGAAATGGTGAAGGCTTTCGTAGACAGGGGGCACAAACACCTGACCACAGCCTTCATGTATGCGGACGGGAAAGCAGAGACGTTCATAGGAGGCATGAACCTTCCCAAAACAG taAGCATAGCGACCAAAGCCAATCCCTGGGATGGAAAGACACTGAAGCCAGAAAGTGTACGTTCACAGCTGGAAACCTCCCTTCAGAGGCTGCGGACTGATTGCGTGGATCTTTTCTACCTTCATGCCCCTGACCACGAAAACCCCATCCAGGATACCCTTAGGGCCTGCAATGAACTCCACAAAGAG GGGAAATTCAAGGAGTTTGCTTTGTCAAACTATGCATCATGGGAAGTAGCTGAAATCGTGAacatctgcagacacaacaaCTGGATCGCTCCCACTGTGTATCAG GGAATGTACAATGCCACCACAAGACAGGTTGAGACAGAGTTGCTGCCATGTCTGAGATACTACGGGATGAGATTCTACGCGTACAATCCTCTAGCAG GTGGCCTTTTGACTGGAAAGTACCACTACGAAGACAAAGATGGTTCCCAGCCTGAAGGACGTTTCTTTGGCAACAGCTGGGCTGCAGCATACCGGAACAG ATACTGGAAGGAGAGTCAATTCCAGGCGATAGGTCTGGTTATAAAGTCACTGGAGACGGCGTACGGCTCAGAGAAACCCACCATGACTTCTGCTGCTATGCGGTGGATGTATCACCACTCCCAACTTAAG GGTGAGCTCGGTGATGGAGTCATCATTGGCATGTCAAATATGGAGCAACTTCAGCAGAActtggctgctgcagaggagggacCACTGGACGAGAGAGTGGTTGCTGCTTTCAACGAGGCCTGGAACCTCGTCGCCCACGAGTGTCCAAACTACTTCCGCTGA
- the akr7a3 gene encoding aflatoxin B1 aldehyde reductase member 3 isoform X1, with protein MLWVIKAGLCTLRQSHNIKEVLVRLPRCAARRNMSSSPAKRPVSLLGTMAFGGRADAAQSLDMVKAFLDRGHSHLDTAFMYVDGKSETVIGDMNLPKTVSIATKANPWDGKTLKPESVRSQLETSLQRLRTDCVDLFYLHAPDHENPIQDTLRACNELHKEGKFKEFALSNYASWEVAEIVNICRHNNWIAPTVYQGMYNATTRQVETELLPCLRYYGMRFYAYNPLAGGLLTGKYHYEDKDGSQPEGRFFGNSWAAAYRNRYWKESQFQAIGLVIKSLETAYGSEKPTMTSAAMRWMYHHSQLKGELGDGVIIGMSNMEQLQQNLAAAEEGPLDERVVAAFNEAWNLVAHECPNYFR; from the exons ATGCTGTGGGTAATAAAAGCAGGACTGTGCACACTCAGACAGAGTCACAATATTAAAGAAGTGCTCGTACGTTTGCCGAGGTGTGCGGCTCGTCGAAACATGTCGTCGTCTCCAGCTAAACGGCCGGTGTCCTTGCTGGGAACCATGGCGTTCGGCGGTCGAGCTGACGCCGCGCAGAGCCTGGACATGGTGAAGGCTTTCCTGGACAGGGGGCACAGCCATCTGGACACAGCTTTCATGTACGTGGACGGGAAGTCAGAGACGGTCATAGGAGACATGAACCTTCCCAAAACAG taAGCATAGCGACCAAAGCCAATCCCTGGGATGGAAAGACACTGAAGCCAGAAAGTGTACGTTCACAGCTGGAAACCTCCCTTCAGAGGCTGCGGACTGATTGCGTGGATCTTTTCTACCTTCATGCCCCTGACCACGAAAACCCCATCCAGGATACCCTTAGGGCCTGCAATGAACTCCACAAAGAG GGGAAATTCAAGGAGTTTGCTTTGTCAAACTATGCATCATGGGAAGTAGCTGAAATCGTGAacatctgcagacacaacaaCTGGATCGCTCCCACTGTGTATCAG GGAATGTACAATGCCACCACAAGACAGGTTGAGACAGAGTTGCTGCCATGTCTGAGATACTACGGGATGAGATTCTACGCGTACAATCCTCTAGCAG GTGGCCTTTTGACTGGAAAGTACCACTACGAAGACAAAGATGGTTCCCAGCCTGAAGGACGTTTCTTTGGCAACAGCTGGGCTGCAGCATACCGGAACAG ATACTGGAAGGAGAGTCAATTCCAGGCGATAGGTCTGGTTATAAAGTCACTGGAGACGGCGTACGGCTCAGAGAAACCCACCATGACTTCTGCTGCTATGCGGTGGATGTATCACCACTCCCAACTTAAG GGTGAGCTCGGTGATGGAGTCATCATTGGCATGTCAAATATGGAGCAACTTCAGCAGAActtggctgctgcagaggagggacCACTGGACGAGAGAGTGGTTGCTGCTTTCAACGAGGCCTGGAACCTCGTCGCCCACGAGTGTCCAAACTACTTCCGCTGA